DNA sequence from the Fimbriimonadaceae bacterium genome:
CCTGAGCATGGCCGACTTCTTGGCGAGGCACGGAGCCCCTATCAAAATCGACCTTCGGCTAAGACCCGAGGGCGGCAAAGGCTTGCTTGTCCGAAGCTATGACGGCTTTGAGGCCTACGAGCTTGAAGCCATGGAGATGTGGGAGCGGTTTGCGCTCGGACAGTCGCGCTTGGTCGAGGGCAACCCCAAAGCCGAGTCCCTTGCGATGAAGGCGGCTTACGCCATCCCTCTCACGCCGGAACACCTCGAAGAGTTGATGCACATCAAGCGCAGAATCGAGAGTGAGAGACTCTCCCCCAAGTACGCAAAGCGGCACGTCAAGCTCGGCCACGGGGGGTTAATGGATATCGAGTGGATGGTGCATCTCAACGAGTTGCGTTATCCAACGGCGGCTCAAGCCGGCAAAAACCTGCTCTTTGATGATCGCATCCGCGCTTTAGCACGGGCAAAGCTCATCAATGCGATTGAGATGGATCAGCTTCTTGCCGCACGAGTACATTTGCGAACGCTACGTGATAGACTTTATCTGTTGGGGATGACCCCCGATATTGTCCCAGAGAACCCAGACAAGCTCGACCGTTTGGCCGAGTTTTTTGGTGTTGGCAACGGCAATGAATTCCTAAAAGAGCACGAGAACCTCGTCGAATCGGTGCGAACGATCTACATGGAGAGCTTGGAGCGACTGAGAGCGAAGGCATGAAAGAAGCATTGGTGTTCCTTGCCGCCTATTTTGTTGGCTCGATTCCGGTCGGCTACCTGGTCGCCCGTGCAAACGGCATCGACATTTTCAAGACCGGGTCGGGCAATGTCGGCGCAACGAACGTGATGCGAAGCCTCGGCAAGAAGTGGGGCATTGTCGTTTTTGTGCTGGACCTTCTTAAGGGCTTTGCCTCCGCGATGGTAGGGGGAATGCTTCTCCCAGAACCGGGTTACGGCCTTCTCGTCGGTGTGATTGCGATCGTGGGGCATTGTCTGTCCCCATTCCTGAAGTTTCGTGGGGGCAAAGGCATCGCAACGGGGGTGGGGGCGCTGTTTGGAAGCGTTCCCGAAATTGCCGGGATCTGTCTCGCCGCCTACGCTCTGGTGTTTGTCACAACGCGCTATGTCAGCGTCGCCTCCATCGTTGCGATTTTTCTCGCGGTCATCTTAGGCTACGCCTTCAAGCTTCCTCCCGTCGGCATCTACGCTCTCTGGGGGATGTGGGCATTGATCGCATTTCGCCACAAAGGAAATATCGAGCGACTGTTGAAAGGGGAAGAACCAAAGTTTTACGCGAAGGGCGCACGTCCCGAACAACCGGGCAACTCGGTTTCGTCAGAAGACAAGGAGCCGATTCCGGTCAATAAGGAGTCCAACTGATCCATGGGCAATGGGTTCGACCTTTCTGTAGAAACAATCGCCGGAATGTGCCTCGTCTGGGTTCCGATTGCCATCTGGTGCATCATGATGATCAACTGGATGATCGTCGGAGAGATCGAAACGCTCGCTGGCCTCGTTGGACTTGGCTTCGGAGTAACTCTTGGCGTCCTATCCGTGAACCCGCCCGATCCTGGGCTGCGCCCACTCTTCTTTGCCGCCGCCGTTATCACCCTCATTCTCACCCCGATCACAAGGCTGACCATGGATAGGATGGCGCTCGCCTCGTTCGACATTGAGGCGATAGAACGTGCCTACGAGATGTTGCGATCCAAGCCCGACAACTACGCCGCAAAGCTGCGGCTCGCAAAAGCCCTCTACAACAAAGGGCTGATCCTCCACGCCGTCGCCATTTGCGAAGAAGCCCTGCGCCCCGCATCCGATGTCACATTCAGCGAAGAGAAGTACATGCTCAAGCGCTGGAAGGGGCAAATCGGAATGGTGCAGAACCCAACGCGCGATATCCGCTGCATCAACTGCAATGAACTCAACGAACCGGGACACATCCTCTGCAAAAAGTGCGGACACGCGTTCTTGCTTAGCTATGCAAAAGGCCAGTTCATCAAACCCAGCATTGCAAAACGGTTGGTGGCTTGCTGGATGTTCGCGATGATGGCCATTCTGGGAATCCCCCTCAGCCTCACCGCCTTTGCGCCTCTCGTCGCGATCGGTGTCATCATCTTTCTGTTCGTCGTCGGAACGTATTTTCTTATCCGCGCATTCCGAGACGACAAGGCCGTCACTGTATGAAAACTCTCGACCGATACGTCATTCGAGAGCTGTTCGTGCCGTTCTTGATCGGCACGATCACCGTCGTGCTGATGTTCCAGGCCAACATGCTGATTTTTCAGTACAAGACCTTCTCGCTGAACACGATCCCGATCCTTGCCTCACTCAAGGTTATTCTCTTCGAAACCCCTGGCTTCTTGAACATGACGCTCCCCGTCGGGACGTCGCTCGCGGTGTCGCTCGCGGTAACGAGACTCGCACGGGAGACGGAGTTGACGGCGATGCGCTCGGCTGGCGCGTCCATCCGCCGCGTGATCATGCCGATGGTCTTTTTCGGCTTCCTCGTGTCTATCGGCAACTTCTTTCTCGCTGAAAATGTCATGCCCGCCGCGAAAAAGGCTTCGCTCAAGATTCAACGCGATATCGGCGCGCTCGGCGGCACACCAGACTTCAAATCCAACGTCGTCGTCAACGTCCGCACCTACACCGTAAACGTTGGCGTCGTTCAACGCACCCAGGATGGCGGTCTTGTTCTGAAGGACATCCTCATGTTCGAACGTCCGCGAGTCGATGAAGTGTGGTTGTACCGTGCCGATAGCGGGACCTACAAAGACGGCATATGGGGCGAATTTAAAAACCTCAAACTCTGGACGATCAAGGGCTCAAGCCTCCGAATTTTCGATCCCAAGGAGTTTGTAATCGAGGAGCCGATCACACTCGATGCCATCTTCTCGCCTCCCACGAACGAGGAGCTCACGCTCAAAGAGCTTCAAGGGATGGTCGCAGACGGCAAGAAAGCCGGAGTCGATACAACTTCGGTCGAAGTCAATTTGCACACCCGTTTCAGCGTCCCCGCCGCCTGCCTGATCTTCTCGCTAGTTGCACCAATCTTCGCCGTACTGTTTGCCCGTGGTGGCACGTTTATCGGTGTGATGCTGAGCCTTGTGCTGGTGATGCTTTATTACAACGCCTACATCATCTCCACGGAGATTCTGGGCAAGCAAGGCATCGTGAGCCCAATGATCGCTGCATGGCTTCCGAATATCGTCTTCCTCGTACTTGGATTGCTCGCCTTGCGGAGGATTGAGTGAAGCGGTGGACGGTTTCCCTGTTCAGCCTTGCCTCAGCCGCCGCATTCGGACAATCCGGTCTGGCTCAGCTTTACAGCACCGCTATCGCTCACACGGGGCAAGATCCTGCCGGAAACTCGCAGACGCCTCCCGATGCGAGACAAGATCCCAATAAGCCCCCGCTCCAGCCGACCGGATTCCCTGCGGGTGCCGACGCAGACGGTCGTTTGCCCACCCCAGTTCAGGGGCAAAACTCAGACCGAGTTGTGCGAATCCTATCCACTAACAGCCAACTCACAAGGATGGGCGACATCGTCACGATCAAGGACAAGGTGCATGTCCTTTATCGCGGATACGATATCTTCGCTGACGAGGTTGTTGGCAATCTACGCACGAGCGTCTTTGTTTTGCGAGGGAACGCCTCGCTGGTCGGGGAGGATGCAGTCATAAAGGGCGAACGGCTTGAGGTCGACTTTGACACCAAGAAGTTCAGGACGCTCAAGATCGACGCTGAATTGAGGCCAAGCCTACTCGGCGGAGAGACACTCAGCAGCGTTTATGTGAGAGGTGGAGAAGGGTTTGGTACAGACCGGGAGTTCACCGCTCACGACAGCCTCTTAACAACCTGCGAAAAGGAGATCCCTCACTATCATATCGACTCTAAAATGATGGAGGTTCGTCCAGGAAAGCGAATCATCCTCCGCAAAGCAGGCTTCGATCTTCTTGGGCACAAACTCTTCACGATCCCCTACTTGGTGATCCCCCTCGACGACCGCAATCAGCGATACGCCCCCGAGATCGGGCAAACGCAAGAGGAGGGTTGGTTCATCCGGAACACCATCGGAATTCCGGTTTCGGGCAACAACGCCCTGTCGAGTTATCTCGATTACTACGAAAAGCTTGGACCAGGGATCGGTGGTCGGTTCGCCTATGACTCGGAGAATGCGGCCGGCTTTGTGCGCGCCTACAACATCGCTGGCGATACCCAATCTCTCGAAGTCGTATCGAGCCACATTCAACGGTTTGGTTCGTCGATCTTTAGCCTCGACAATAACTTTCAAAAGCGCAACTTTTTCAACTCGCCTCAGAACACAAGCATGCAAACAAGGGCATCGCTGCTGTTTCCTCAACGCGGCGCAACGACGAGGCTGTCGTTTATTCGCTCCGCGAACGAGTCCACCAACTTCGAGAGCGTGACCCAGGCCTTTGCGATCTCCGACCAGCGCACATACGGCCTCAACACACGGACCCTACTCGATCTATCGTGGAACCGATACAACTCCCAGTCTGGATCGAACACGAATCAGCGCGAGCAACTCGACGTGCGCTTCAATGGTCGATACGACCTCAGCCAGGCGCTTGCCGAACTCGACTATCAGCGCAGCATTCCTATCGGTGAGAACAAGAACTTCTTCGGAGCAATTGAGCGAACTCCCGTCCTCACACTCAGCACCGATTCACGCCGACTCCTCGGGAGAGGAACCAAAACGGATTGGCCTTTCTCATCCCTTTTATCGGTAGGACAATTCACCGACCAGCGCATCGGCGACACGATTACACGCTATTTCTTTGAGTTCAACCTCAACAGGCCCGACAACGGCAGAAGTCGCTTCGGCATGCAGACCAATGCCCGTTTTCAGCAGCGGTTCTACAGCGACGACACGGCTCAATACGTCACCACCCTCAACACCGCCCTGCGCTACAACCTGGGTGACCGTTCGGCCTTCAACCTGCGGTACTCCTACCTTCAGCCCGAAGGCTTCACTCCCTTGAATATCGACCGCTCAAGCCGAACAAGCTACGGAACGGCTGAACTGAACTTCCAACTCTCGTCTGCGCTTCGGATCGGCGCACAGTCAGGATTTGACGCCCTTCGTTCGCGTGAGGGCGAAGTAGGATGGCAGCCCGTTGGCGTTCGCATGGAGTGGCAGCCAACCGATGGATTCTTAATGCGGGGGCAGACCACATACGATCCCCGACTCTCGACATGGAGCAACCTCACACTCGACATGGGCTACGCCCATAACGACACTTTCCTGAGCATCGGCGCTCGCTACGATGGCATTCGCCAGGTCTGGGGCAACTTCAACGTTTACCTCGACGGATTCCGTGTCGGAAGGACGCGCGTCGCTGCGCTCCTAACTTACAATGGATATCTCAAGAAGTTCGACAGCAAGCATTATTCGCTGATTTATGACCTGCACTGCGCCGAAGCCGTGCTCGAAGTACTGGAGAATAATTTCGGTTTTCGCTCGGGAAGAGAAGTGTATTTTTCAATCCGTTTGAAGGCTTTTCCATTCGGTTCAAATTTTGGAACGGGCACGCGCGGTCAGCCGATTGGCATCGGCACGGGCTCTGGATTTTAAAGAAAAAGCATGTAATACTGTGTATTGTCGATTTTGGTTCACGAATTTGAACCTTGCGGGTGTGTGGACGCGTCCCGAAGTTCGAGGGTTGCCCCATTTTTGGTGAAGAGGTTATGAGGAAGAATTGCATTAATTTTAGAACAGCGGTTGCTCGTACAACGATGATCGCGCTGTTTGCTGTTACGGCAGCAAGTATGATGGCGCAGGCTCGCGCTCCTTTCGTAGAGCGGCCTGGCATCATTGAGTACACCGGCGAAATGATCGTTCGCCCCTACACAGTCGATGCTTGGAAGAAGAAAGGTCTGTCGCCCCAAATCTCGGCAAACCGCATCCAAAACGCTGTTCGACGCATTCAAGGATTTGTCGTATCGGCAAACAACCGCACAGGCGAATACATCGTGCGCGTTCCCATCGGCTACAACGAGAACTCGTTCTCGCAGTCGCTGATGTTCTCCGGCGACTACGAATACGCAGTGCCGAACTGGATGTGCTATCCGACGATCAATCCAAACGACACGCTTTTTGGTCAGCAATGGCACCACCCGAAGATTCAGGCCCCGCAAGCATGGGACATCCTGACGGGTGACAACACTATTATCTGCGCAATCGTCGATACCGGTATCGACACGGACCACCCCGACTTGGCTCCGAACCGCGTTCTCGGTTACAACTCCGTGACAAACACAACCGAGGCTGCGGGTGGCATCGTAGAAGACGATAACGGTCACGGTACACACTGTGCCGGTGATGCCGCTGCCATTGGAAACAACGGCATTGGCGTCAGCGGAGTCGGCTGGAACTTCAAAATCATGGGCATCAAAGCCACCTCGGGTGGCGGCGGCGCTTCGATGGCGTCCTTGACCGGTGGCGCACAATGGGCCATCGATAACGGTGCAAAAGTCGTAAGTGTCAGCTTTACCGGCGTTGATTCTCCTGCCGTTCAAACGACAGGCGCGTACTGCAAAGCAAACGGCGGTCTAATGTGCTGGGCAGCGGGTAACGATAACCGCAACCTGACGTTCAATCACCCCGACGTTATCGTTGTCGGAGCTTCCGACAATAACGACGGCAAGGCCAGCTTCTCGGCATTCGGCCCCGGCGTCCACGTCTTCGCTCCTGGCGTCAACATCATGAGCACCACGATGGGCGGCGGTTATGGCAACTCCAGCGGAACCTCGATGGCTACGCCAGTGACCAACGGCGCGATTGCAATGATCTGGGCCGCTGACCCCACGCTATCACCACAAGAAGTACAAGATATTCTTGAGAGCACCTGCGACAACATCGGCCCGTCAAACATCTTTGGCCACGGTCGAATCAACGTCTTCAAGGCAGTTGACGGCGCTGGTTCCGTGCCCGAGATCACGCTTGGACCGCAATCGATCAGCACTTTCGAAGGTACTTACATCAGCGGTGATCTGAACTCAGTGAAGTTCGACGATACCGATTATTACAAGACGAAATCGACGATCGTCGCTGGCCTCGGATTCACGGCAAGCGCTGAGTACATCTATCAGATCAACATTCCTAAGAATAAGCTGCGAACCATCAACTTCTCGATGTTGATGCGACAGCAGAGCGCTCCGTCTGTGACGGGACTTACATTCCTCTGGAACTATCAGCTCAACAAGTACGACTTCGTTGGAGCGAACCCGATCAAGACGACGTTTGGATCGCCAATCGTCCGAGCTATCGGTGACTTCAACAAGTACGTTGGCCCGACAGGCGAAGTGAAGATCGTCATCCGAACGCTTGCTCCTTTCAGCAAGGCACGAGGATTCTCGTTCTTCTTCGATCTCGACCATGTTGAGATGAAGATCAAGGCCGCTCCTTAGGCTCTCACAAGCCAACCTCTTGAGCCCTGCGAAGTTCATCTTCGCAGGGCTTTTTCGCGTGCGATTAGCTGCTGGCGCTTGAGTAGTGCACAAGAGATTTGTGCCAGAAAACACGAGCCGCCAAAAAGAGAGCCAACGCCCAACCAATCCCCAAGCCGACCATGCTGATTTGAATGCCCTGTGTAAGCTGTTTGCTTGGCTCATAAGCCAGAAAAGCCATCGGCACCGCAAAAGTGAGGAAACGAATCAGCGCCTTCGGATAGATATCCAAAGGAAAGCGTACGACAGAGATAACGGTATCGCCTAGCACCCAAAGATTCTCGACTCTCACGAAGTAAATGCCGAGGGTCATCAGGATCAAATTCACCGAGTAGAAGATGATGACCGCGCACAAGGTCAGAGTCGCGTATCCAAAAATATCCATCAACGACGGATGGGCCTTGCTAAGCACAACTCCGATAATAATGATCGCCAGGCCAGACAGCGCGACCCCGCTCTGCTCGAAGTGAAACTTCCGGAGAGACACCCAATACTGCGAGTCGATAGGCTTGGTCACCACAAAATCAAGCGTTCCTTTTCGCACTTGTTCGGGGATCTCCATGAGCCCCATCGTAAACATCGCGCTTAGCGCGTTCATGAAAATCGTTGTGCCAAGAAGGATCGTCGCATCCCCCTTCCCCCAACCCGCGATGGCATCGGTGTTCCGATAAATCACCAGCAAGACCAGAATTGCGAAGCCGACCCAAACAAGATTTTGTGCGATCTTGGCGAAGAAGTTCGCCCTGAACTCCATCTCACGAGCAATCGAGGTGAGAAAGAACTTCTTATAGACTCGGAGATACCGTCGCACGAGGTGAAGATACCTTGAGGGTCATTCTTTGGGTGAAGCCAGAGTCTCGGGGCGTATACTGATGAGCGATGTTTGAGCCTGCGGCCGGTCTTGGAGCCTTACTGTGTCTCGCTGTCCTCGTCCTGTTTTGGCACCAGTATCTGCGAGACTGGCTAGGGGATATCGACCCTGCCGCGCGGCTGGGCATTTCTGGGCTTCTTGGTCTCGGAGCCGTCGGCTGGCTGCTCTTCTTCGTGGGCTACATACCTGGGAGCCTCAAGACGTTTGGCTATCTCCACCTATTGATCGCGATGCTTCTCGTCGCTATCCTATTCAGAAAGACTTTCCTGCGCCCATTAGACCTTCCTATCGCTAAACCGGCGGGCGTCGGTTTCTTCGTCACTGCGGCATGTCTTCTTTGCGCGGTGGTGGCTCTTGTGGCTGTTCTCGCCCCAAGCGACATCAACGATTGGGACTCCCTTGCCTATCATCTCGCCGTACCAAAGCTCTGGCAGCAAGCCGGTCAGATTTATTACATCCCCTACATCCACCACAGCAACTTCCCATTTTTGGTCGAGAATCTGAACTTGCTCTGGCGCGATGGCAGCGCGGCAAAAGCTACTATCTTTGCCTTCTCCATCCTTGGAGCCTTTACCGTTTTCGGGATAGCACGCCAAAAGTACGGTGACAAGGCGGCATGGTGGTCCTTGCTTGCGTTCTGCACAGTTCCCGTCGTGCTTTGGGAGTCGGGCTCGGCTTACATCGATGTTGCTCATGGGCTTTTCTCTGGGCTCGCGGTTGTTTTGGCTCTGATGTGGGGAGAGAAGTTCGATAAGCGGTATCTCTGGCTCTCAGCGATCTTCCTTGGCTTTAGCATCGGCTCTAAATACACTGGCCTGCAAGTCACAGTCGTTCTTCTCGCCGCTCTATTCGCACTCGCTGTGCGCACACCCAACTTCGCAAAGGTTGCGAAAGGGGGAGTGCTGATCGCCATCGTTGGCGTGTTGATCGGCGCACCATGGTACGTTCGCAACGCCGTTGTCGTAGGGAATCCCGTTTTCCCCTTCTTTTATGAGAAGCTGGGAGGCAAGAATTGGAGCGACTTCAACGCGCAAATCTACCGCAATGAGCAGCAAACGTTTGGTGTCGGACGAACCGAAACTGGTCGCGATGTCACACAAATCGGCCATGCGATCCTTGGCCTTGCCTATCAGCCCGGACGCTATGTGAACCCCGGCCAAACCGAAGGACACGGATTCCCGTTCGGCGCTCTCGGAGCGGTCACCATGGTAGCCGCGATGCTCTGGATGCTCGCGGGCCGGGCCGGACGCTTCGAAGGCGGAATCCTCTTCTCTACCTTCGTCTCGCTCGGTATGTGGTTCTTCCTAAGCCAGCAGAGCAGATACGGGATGAACTTTGCCCTGCCCCTAGTTTTCCTTGCCGGTGCAGGAGTGACACGCCTCCGGGCCGGGCCGATGCTATCTGCTGCAATCGCATTACAAGCTGTCTACTCCCTTTGGATGGTCTGGACGACCACAACAACACCGAAGCTCCCAGTCGTCCTTGGCAAGGAGACGAGGGAGGAGTACATGTCCCAGGCGATCCCCTTCTTTGAGCCCGCACAGCTCCTGAACGAAGCCGCCAAGTCAGGCAAGATCGCGCTCTACGACGAAGTCTTTGGCTATCTGCTTGAGCCCGCCTACTTCTGGGCGAATCCTGGGCACTGCACGATCATTCCTTATGACGAGATGGCTTCGGGGGATGATCTTGCGAAGGCGCTTCGCGATCTGGGTTTCACCCATGTTTACGTGAACCTTGGCTTTTGGTCTTCCGAAGATCGCATCGAATGGTTGAGGGCCACAGGGGTGGCTGGCGAGGCCGTTCCGTACACGTCAGAACGCCGTCAAGCGCTGGTGTCAGACCCTCAGGCGAGCTGGCGACTTTTCCTCGCCGAGGCGATTGCCTCGGGCAAGCTTGCCGCGATTCAGGACTTCCCGGCGAAGTCGCTCGAAGAGGGTCGCGTGCCAAGGTCATTCCTTATAGTTGTCAAGTAAGGTCTCGTCAAAAAATTGCACGAACAACGATCTATCCCGCTCAAGGTAACCTGACCCTGATGCAATATAGAAAACTTGGGCGCTACGGAATCAAGGTTAGCGAGGTCGCCCTCGGTGGCTGGCTGACACAGGGCCGCTCGATCAGCGACGATACGACCAACGCGATTGTAAAAGAGGCCTTCGATCTCGGAATCAACTTCTTCGACACAGCCGATGTTTACAATGCTGGCGAAGCTGAAAAGAGTCTGGCAAAAGCCATCAAAGGATTCCGACGCGAAGATATCGTAATCGGTACGAAATGCTATTTCCCTATGTCGGACCGTCCCAACGATCGGGGCCTCAGCCGAAAGCACATCTTCGAATCCGTACACAACTCGCTCAAGCGTCTTGAAGTCGATTACGTCGACATCATGCAGTTTCACCGCTACGACCCCGATTCTCCAACTGACGAATCGGTCCGCGCTATGGACGATCTCATCCGCCAGGGCAAAATCCTCTACTGGGGCACCAGCGAGTGGCCCGCCCACGAGATCATGAACGCTTATCATCTCGCCAAAGAGATGAACTGCATGCCGCCCGCATCGAACCAGCCCGTTTACAACATGTTGAACCGGGGGATCGAAAACGCAGTCATCCCTGCTTGCACCGAACTCGGCATCGGACAGGTCGTATTCTCACCACTGGCTCAGGGTGTTCTTACGGGCAAGTACGTGCCCGGCCAGCCGCTGCCAGCAGGTTCACGCGGAGCGGACGATAAGTCGAATATGTTCATGGGGAACTTGCTCACCGACGATGTATTGACCCGCGTCCAAAAGTTGAAAGCGTTTGCCGAATCGCTCGGAACGACGGTCGGGAAGTTTGCCCTGGCTTGGTGTCTACGGCAGCCTAACCTTTCTTGCGTGATCGTCGGCGCTTCAAGGGTGGAACAGATCAAAGAAAATGTCGAGGCGAGCGAGCTCAAGTTTGATGCAGCAGTTTGGCAACAGGCAGAGAAGATCCTGGAGGGATGAACTGCGAATAAGGTTCGACTCTTCTTGCTTGAATCTTTTGGCATAACGGCGGTCCAAACCATGCCCATTAGATCATTCGAGTAGGGGAGTTTGTGCTGTGCAGACCTCACAATTGCCACTCGGACGCCCTGTGTAACGGCGGTGGTCTCAGGGTGGGCCTCAACACATCACCTGATGCGTGTAAACTTGGCCCGGTTCGACGCGGCAGAGTGGCCGTTCGGAGATGAAGTGGGGTCAAAGGTCGGCGATAAATCACCGACCGCAAGCGCGAATCAGTACGCGCACTCCCAAAGAATGCCAAAGAGATGAACGTCCTTACCGAATTTGAAAAGCCGCGCGGAATTCACACCGTCGAAGTCAGGCCAGGCTATGCCGTCGTCGAGGTCCTAAACCTTGCCGCGCCGCTGGATGGCAAACGCCTAGACATCCTTGCCACCGTCGCCAAAGCCGGCATCAGCGTCGACTTCTTAAAACTCACCCAAACCGGCCTGTCGTTCGTAATGCCTCAGGACAAAGCTGAGCTTGCCGAGAAAACCTTAAAGAGTTTTGGTGCACAGTACGAGGTCACAGGGAGCCGGTCC
Encoded proteins:
- a CDS encoding tetratricopeptide repeat protein — protein: MGNGFDLSVETIAGMCLVWVPIAIWCIMMINWMIVGEIETLAGLVGLGFGVTLGVLSVNPPDPGLRPLFFAAAVITLILTPITRLTMDRMALASFDIEAIERAYEMLRSKPDNYAAKLRLAKALYNKGLILHAVAICEEALRPASDVTFSEEKYMLKRWKGQIGMVQNPTRDIRCINCNELNEPGHILCKKCGHAFLLSYAKGQFIKPSIAKRLVACWMFAMMAILGIPLSLTAFAPLVAIGVIIFLFVVGTYFLIRAFRDDKAVTV
- a CDS encoding glycosyltransferase family 39 protein → MFEPAAGLGALLCLAVLVLFWHQYLRDWLGDIDPAARLGISGLLGLGAVGWLLFFVGYIPGSLKTFGYLHLLIAMLLVAILFRKTFLRPLDLPIAKPAGVGFFVTAACLLCAVVALVAVLAPSDINDWDSLAYHLAVPKLWQQAGQIYYIPYIHHSNFPFLVENLNLLWRDGSAAKATIFAFSILGAFTVFGIARQKYGDKAAWWSLLAFCTVPVVLWESGSAYIDVAHGLFSGLAVVLALMWGEKFDKRYLWLSAIFLGFSIGSKYTGLQVTVVLLAALFALAVRTPNFAKVAKGGVLIAIVGVLIGAPWYVRNAVVVGNPVFPFFYEKLGGKNWSDFNAQIYRNEQQTFGVGRTETGRDVTQIGHAILGLAYQPGRYVNPGQTEGHGFPFGALGAVTMVAAMLWMLAGRAGRFEGGILFSTFVSLGMWFFLSQQSRYGMNFALPLVFLAGAGVTRLRAGPMLSAAIALQAVYSLWMVWTTTTTPKLPVVLGKETREEYMSQAIPFFEPAQLLNEAAKSGKIALYDEVFGYLLEPAYFWANPGHCTIIPYDEMASGDDLAKALRDLGFTHVYVNLGFWSSEDRIEWLRATGVAGEAVPYTSERRQALVSDPQASWRLFLAEAIASGKLAAIQDFPAKSLEEGRVPRSFLIVVK
- a CDS encoding ABC-2 family transporter protein, whose product is MRRYLRVYKKFFLTSIAREMEFRANFFAKIAQNLVWVGFAILVLLVIYRNTDAIAGWGKGDATILLGTTIFMNALSAMFTMGLMEIPEQVRKGTLDFVVTKPIDSQYWVSLRKFHFEQSGVALSGLAIIIIGVVLSKAHPSLMDIFGYATLTLCAVIIFYSVNLILMTLGIYFVRVENLWVLGDTVISVVRFPLDIYPKALIRFLTFAVPMAFLAYEPSKQLTQGIQISMVGLGIGWALALFLAARVFWHKSLVHYSSASS
- a CDS encoding LptF/LptG family permease, producing MKTLDRYVIRELFVPFLIGTITVVLMFQANMLIFQYKTFSLNTIPILASLKVILFETPGFLNMTLPVGTSLAVSLAVTRLARETELTAMRSAGASIRRVIMPMVFFGFLVSIGNFFLAENVMPAAKKASLKIQRDIGALGGTPDFKSNVVVNVRTYTVNVGVVQRTQDGGLVLKDILMFERPRVDEVWLYRADSGTYKDGIWGEFKNLKLWTIKGSSLRIFDPKEFVIEEPITLDAIFSPPTNEELTLKELQGMVADGKKAGVDTTSVEVNLHTRFSVPAACLIFSLVAPIFAVLFARGGTFIGVMLSLVLVMLYYNAYIISTEILGKQGIVSPMIAAWLPNIVFLVLGLLALRRIE
- a CDS encoding LPS-assembly protein LptD, whose translation is MKRWTVSLFSLASAAAFGQSGLAQLYSTAIAHTGQDPAGNSQTPPDARQDPNKPPLQPTGFPAGADADGRLPTPVQGQNSDRVVRILSTNSQLTRMGDIVTIKDKVHVLYRGYDIFADEVVGNLRTSVFVLRGNASLVGEDAVIKGERLEVDFDTKKFRTLKIDAELRPSLLGGETLSSVYVRGGEGFGTDREFTAHDSLLTTCEKEIPHYHIDSKMMEVRPGKRIILRKAGFDLLGHKLFTIPYLVIPLDDRNQRYAPEIGQTQEEGWFIRNTIGIPVSGNNALSSYLDYYEKLGPGIGGRFAYDSENAAGFVRAYNIAGDTQSLEVVSSHIQRFGSSIFSLDNNFQKRNFFNSPQNTSMQTRASLLFPQRGATTRLSFIRSANESTNFESVTQAFAISDQRTYGLNTRTLLDLSWNRYNSQSGSNTNQREQLDVRFNGRYDLSQALAELDYQRSIPIGENKNFFGAIERTPVLTLSTDSRRLLGRGTKTDWPFSSLLSVGQFTDQRIGDTITRYFFEFNLNRPDNGRSRFGMQTNARFQQRFYSDDTAQYVTTLNTALRYNLGDRSAFNLRYSYLQPEGFTPLNIDRSSRTSYGTAELNFQLSSALRIGAQSGFDALRSREGEVGWQPVGVRMEWQPTDGFLMRGQTTYDPRLSTWSNLTLDMGYAHNDTFLSIGARYDGIRQVWGNFNVYLDGFRVGRTRVAALLTYNGYLKKFDSKHYSLIYDLHCAEAVLEVLENNFGFRSGREVYFSIRLKAFPFGSNFGTGTRGQPIGIGTGSGF
- a CDS encoding S8 family serine peptidase → MRKNCINFRTAVARTTMIALFAVTAASMMAQARAPFVERPGIIEYTGEMIVRPYTVDAWKKKGLSPQISANRIQNAVRRIQGFVVSANNRTGEYIVRVPIGYNENSFSQSLMFSGDYEYAVPNWMCYPTINPNDTLFGQQWHHPKIQAPQAWDILTGDNTIICAIVDTGIDTDHPDLAPNRVLGYNSVTNTTEAAGGIVEDDNGHGTHCAGDAAAIGNNGIGVSGVGWNFKIMGIKATSGGGGASMASLTGGAQWAIDNGAKVVSVSFTGVDSPAVQTTGAYCKANGGLMCWAAGNDNRNLTFNHPDVIVVGASDNNDGKASFSAFGPGVHVFAPGVNIMSTTMGGGYGNSSGTSMATPVTNGAIAMIWAADPTLSPQEVQDILESTCDNIGPSNIFGHGRINVFKAVDGAGSVPEITLGPQSISTFEGTYISGDLNSVKFDDTDYYKTKSTIVAGLGFTASAEYIYQINIPKNKLRTINFSMLMRQQSAPSVTGLTFLWNYQLNKYDFVGANPIKTTFGSPIVRAIGDFNKYVGPTGEVKIVIRTLAPFSKARGFSFFFDLDHVEMKIKAAP
- the plsY gene encoding glycerol-3-phosphate 1-O-acyltransferase PlsY, with the translated sequence MKEALVFLAAYFVGSIPVGYLVARANGIDIFKTGSGNVGATNVMRSLGKKWGIVVFVLDLLKGFASAMVGGMLLPEPGYGLLVGVIAIVGHCLSPFLKFRGGKGIATGVGALFGSVPEIAGICLAAYALVFVTTRYVSVASIVAIFLAVILGYAFKLPPVGIYALWGMWALIAFRHKGNIERLLKGEEPKFYAKGARPEQPGNSVSSEDKEPIPVNKESN
- a CDS encoding aldo/keto reductase family protein; its protein translation is MQYRKLGRYGIKVSEVALGGWLTQGRSISDDTTNAIVKEAFDLGINFFDTADVYNAGEAEKSLAKAIKGFRREDIVIGTKCYFPMSDRPNDRGLSRKHIFESVHNSLKRLEVDYVDIMQFHRYDPDSPTDESVRAMDDLIRQGKILYWGTSEWPAHEIMNAYHLAKEMNCMPPASNQPVYNMLNRGIENAVIPACTELGIGQVVFSPLAQGVLTGKYVPGQPLPAGSRGADDKSNMFMGNLLTDDVLTRVQKLKAFAESLGTTVGKFALAWCLRQPNLSCVIVGASRVEQIKENVEASELKFDAAVWQQAEKILEG